The genomic stretch agagctgcagccactagggggcgctctataggcagtagcagtgctaggacagagctgcagccactagggggcgctttataggcagtagcagtgttaggccagagctgcagccactagggggtgctctatagacagtagcagtgttaggtcagagctgcagccactagggggcgctctataggcagtagcagtgctagaacagagctgcagccactagggggcgctctataggcagtagcagtgctagaacagagctgcagccactagggggcactatataggcagtagcagtgttaggccagagctgcagccactagggggcgctctataggcagtagcagtgttaggccagagctgcagccactagggggcgctctataggcagtagcagtgttaggccagagctgcagccactagggggcgctctataggcagtagcagtgttaggcctactgaataggtgctggctttctgaacaggcagagccgagatttgaacctgtctcctgtgtcagaggcagagcccttaaccattacactctcCAGCCACCAGGCCCCGGTTCTACGGACGGCTGAACTGCGCGCTTGTTGGGCACTGTGGGCATCGGTAACACCACACGTCATGGCGGTGATGTCACCCAGTGGTAGAAATGTGCCAGTTCCCCCTTGCCTGCctgttcagaaagccagcacctattcagtaggcctaacactgctactgcctatagagcgccccctagtggctgcacctctggcctaacactgctactgcctatagagcgccccctggtgactgcagctctggcctaacactgctactgcctatagagcgccccctggtgactgcagctctggcctaacactgctactgcctatagagcaccccctagtagctgcagctctgacctaacactgctactgtctatagagcaccccctagtggctgcagctctggcctaacactgctactgcctataaagcgccccctagtggctgcagctctgtcctaacactgctactgcctatatagtgccccctagtggctgcagctctggcctaacactgctactgcctatagagcgccccctagtggctgcacctctggcctaacactgctactgcctatagagcgccccctggtgactgcagctctggcctaacactgctactgcctatagagcaccccctagtagctgcagctctgacctaacactgctactgtctatagagcaccccctagtggctgcagctctggcctaacactgctactgcctataaagcgccccctagtggctgcagctctgtcctagcactgctactgcctatagagcgccccctagtggctgcagctctgttctagcactgctactgcctatagagcaccccctagtggctgcagctctggcctaacactgctactgtctatagagcaccccctagtggctgcagctctggcctaacattgctactgcctatagagcaccccctagtggctgcagctcgggcGCTTttagtccgctaggagaaaagcgcgatataaatgttctgtgtctgataGGGAAGCCAGCGGTGACAAGAAGGAGGGGAGTGGGTGGGATGTCGCCTGAAGCATGACGCCACCTGAGGAAGCGGCGTCACCTGGCATCATGGGCGAGACGGGACTGAATATAGCTTgcaaatgtgcccccaggatCAAGtaggttgccccccagtatagattgccagatgtgccccccccccaggtattaggtagcccgccccctcaccagtataggtagtgagatatgCCCTTGGTACAGGGaagcccccttccccagtatagataagatgACAGGTGAGTGTTCCAGTGTGCTCCACCCTGAATACTCTGCATATGGCCGGGTGGGGGCACTCAGGGAGGCACAGTGAGGCCCTTTGTGCTCTGTGCCCAGAGGCTGGTGCCTCCTGAGCCTTTGCCTTGGTCCAGCCCTGCCCCCATCCCCGTTCTCCAAACCAATCCTCCAGTCTCATCCTCCAGGCTTCATGGCCATCATACCTCAGGTCCATCCTCTACGTTCCTTTTCCCATTCCTGTAATCAATCTGCACTCAAAACACACTCAGCAAGCTGGGACTGTAATAGCAATAAAAGTATTTGCAAACATGGAGGCCCTCAGCTTCCagaatggactgtagtgattttgTACTAGACAGAGGCGCTTTGCTTGTTCCCAGACCTATACTAGCTTTTACTCccattattgcctgatgaagcaggttagaacctgcgaaacgcgttgcactgtgggAATCCCTAAATAAATGTTATTACTGATGAAACAACTGAAATTGTGTCTGTCTTctggggaggtaagaccaccgctacctccttttttaaaacagtttttattcTGTTCAATACTTTCACTATATTTGCACTGGACTAGTTCACCAGCATTGAGGTTTCCTCCTTGGGATTGGTCCCTTATTTAGGAATAAGCTGACTGGACTATTTGTCTTGGGCATGTCTGGAGTATTACTGGCCTGGATGGAAGTTTTATTTTTGTGGGGTCTCCTCCAGATGTGACATGGAAGATTCGGTCTCTTGCGGGCTTGACATGGAAGATTCCATCTCCTGCGGGTGTGATATGGAAGATTCAGTCTCTTGCGGGCTTGACATGGAAGATTCCATCTCCAGCGGGTGTGATACGGAAGATTCAGTCTCTTGCGGGTGTGACATGGAAGATTCCATCTCCAGCGGGTGTGATACGGAAGATTCAGTCTCTTGCGGGCGTGACATGGAAGATTCGGTCTCTTGCTGGAGTGACATGGAAGATTCTGTCTCTTGCTGGCGTGACATGGAAGATTCGGTCTCTTGCGGGCGTGACATGGAAGATTTGGTCTCTTGCTGGCGTGACATCGAGGATTCTGTCTCTTGCTGGCGTGACATGGAAGATTCGGTCTCTTGCTGGCGTGACATGGAAGATTCGGTCTCTTGCGGGCTTGACATGGAAGATTCCATCTCCTGCGGGTGTGATATGGAAGATTCAGTCTCTTGCGGGCTTGACATGGAAGATTCCATCTCCAGCGGGTGTGATACGGAAGATTCAGTCTCTTGCGGGTGTGACATGGAAGATTCCATCTCCAGCGGGTGTGATACAGAAGATTCAGTCTCTTGCTGGCGTGACATGGAGGATTCGGTCTCTTGCTGGCGTGACATGGAAGATTCGGTCTCTTGCTGGCGTGACATGGAAGATTCGGTCTCTTGCGGGCTTGACATGGAAGATTCCATCTCCTGCGGGTGTGATATGGAAGATTCAGTCTCTTGCGGGCTTGACATGGAAGATTCCATCTCCAGCGGGTGTGATACGGAAGATTCAGTCTCTTGCGGGTGTGACATGGAATATTCCATCTCCAGCGGGTGTGATACGGAAGATTCAGTCTCTTGCGGGCGTGACATGGAAGATTCGGTCTCTTGCTGGCGTGACATGGAAGATTCGGTCTCTTGCTGGCGTGACATGGAAGATTCGGTCTCTTGCTGGCGTGACATGGAAGATTCGGTCTCTTGCTGGCGTGACATGGAAGATTCGGTCTCTTGCTGGCGTGACATGGAAAATTCGGTCTCTTGCTGGCGGGACATGGAAAATTCGACCTCTTGCGGGTGTGACATGGAAGATTCGGTCTCTTGCTGGCGTGACATGGAAGATTCGGTCTCTTGCGGGCTTGACATGGAAGATTCCATCTCCTGCGGGTGTGATACGGAATATTCAGTCTCTTGCGGGCTTGACATGGAAGATTCCATCTCCAGCGGGTGTGATACGGAAGATTCAGTCTCTTGCGGGTGTGACATGGAAGATTCCATCTCCAGCGGGTGTGATACGGAAGATTCAGTCTCTTGCGGGCGTGACATGGAAGATTCGGTCTCTTGCTGGAGTGACATGGAAGATTCTGTCTCTTGCTGGCGTGACATGGAAGATTCGGTCTCTTGCGGGCGTGACATGGAAGATTTGGTCTCTTGCTGGCGTGACATCGAGGATTCTGTCTCTTGCTGGCGTGACATGGAAGATTCGGTCTCTTGCTGGCGTGACATGGAAGATTCGGTCTCTTGCGGGCTTGACATGGAAGATTCCATCTCCTGCGGGTGTGATATGGAAGATTCAGTCTCTTGCGGGCTTGACATGGAAGATTCCATCTCCAGCGGGTGTGATACGGAAGATTCAGTCTCTTGCGGGTGTGACATGGAAGATTCCATCTCCAGCGGGTGTGATACAGAAGATTCAGTCTCTTGCTGGCGTGACATGGAGGATTCGGTCTCTTGCTGGCGTGACATGGAAGATTCGGTCTCTTGCTGGCGTGACATGGAAGATTCGGTCTCTTGCGGGCTTGACATGGAAGATTCCATCTCCTGCGGGTGTGATATGGAAGATTCAGTCTCTTGCGGGCTTGACATGGAAGATTCCATCTCCAGCGGGTGTGATACGGAAGATTCAGTCTCTTGCGGGTGTGACATGGAATATTCCATCTCCAGCGGGTGTGATACGGAAGATTCAGTCTCTTGCGGGCGTGACATGGAAGATTCGGTCTCTTGCTGGCGTGACATGGAAGATTCGGTCTCTTGCTGGCGTGACATGGAAGATTCGGTCTCTTGCTGGCGTGACATGGAAGATTCGGTCTCTTGCTGGCGTGACATGGAAGATTCGGTCTCTTGCTGGCGTGACATGGAAAATTCGGTCTCTTGCTGGCGGGACATGGAAAATTCGACCTCTTGCGGGTGTGACATGGAAGATTCGGTCTCTTGCTGGCGTGACATGGAAGATTCGGTCTCTTGCGGGCTTGACATGGAAGATTCCATCTCCTGCGGGTGTGATACGGAATATTCAGTCTCTTGCGGGCTTGACATGGAAGATTCCATCTCCTGCGGGTGTGATACGGAAGATTCAGTCTCTTGCGGGTGTGACATGGAAGATTCCATCTCCTGCGGGTGTGATACGGAAGATTCAGTCTCTTGCGGGTGTGACATGGAAGATTCCATCTCCTGCGGGTGTGATACGGAATATTCAGTCTCTTGCGGGCTTGACATGGAAGATTCCATCTCCTGCGGGTGTGACACGGAAGATTCAGTCTCTTGCGGGCTTGACATGGAAGATTCGATCTCTTGCAGGTGTGACATGGAAGATTCGGTCTCTTGCTGGCGTAACATGGAAGATTCAGTCTCTTGCGGGTGTGACATGGAAGATTCGGTCTCTTGCTGGCTTGACATGGAAGATTCGATCTCTTGCTAGCGTGACATGGAAGATTCGGTCTCTTGCTGGCGTGACATGGAAGATTCGATCTCTTGCAGGTGTGACGTGGAAGATTCGGTCTCTTGCGGGTGTGACATGGAAGATTCGATCTCTTGCTGGCGTAACATTGAAGATTCGATCTCTTGCTAGCGTGACATGGAAGATTCGGTCTCTTGCTGGCGTGACATGGAAGATTCGATCTCTTGCAGGTGTGACGTGGAAGATTCGGTCTCTTGCTGGCGTGTCATGGAACATTCGATCTCTTGCGGGCTTGACATGGAAGATTCGGTCTCTTGCGGGTGTGACATGGAAGATTCGGTCTCTTGCACGGTGAATGTCATCGCCCTCTCACCCTGGACGATTACACGTGGTTGATCCCAGAGAAACAGACGGCAGGGAGGGGATCCGTGGCCTCAGGAAAACGTGACACTGACACATCTGATCATATCAGCCCTAATAACACCCATGTTTATATATCTTCAAATTCCGGCTAATCGCTAACAGACGCGGGGCGGGCGCGTGCGCACTGTGTGCCGCTCCGAGGAACAGCGCTCATTCTCaccgctgccgccgctgctgttcATAACCTTCTGTGTCTGTTTATTTATTGAcatgattttattgcattttgttttaattatttttatgggAAAGTTTTTACTTTTACTAACGCAAACCCAGCCCTAGAAAAGAGAAACCTGCGGATAGAGCAGAAACAAGCTCAGAATCTCTTCCAGGTTTTATGGCTGTCTCTGTCCCACgtgagaaaaaaaatctgtcacctcCTTCCGAGACATTAGTGACCTTAATATGAAGGCttgtagtgtcagagaggagaTAAGCCAGAACTTCATTACTTGTTGAATTTGTCTCTGTTGGAGGGATACTTATTTAACACTTCTCAGGGAGGGATGCGAACAGCtatctgcagcgtgtgctgatctctgctgcctccagtatgtacagtataagctgtgactctgtgcctgtactgatagtaaactagctgcagtgtgtgctgatctctgctaccaccagtatgtacagtatacgctgttactctgtgcctgtactgatagtaacgtagctgcagtgtgtgctgatctctgctgcctccagtatgtacagtataagctgttactctgtgcctgtactgatagtaaactagctgcagtgtgtgctgatttctgctacctccagtatgtacagtataccctattactctgtgcctgcactgatagtaaactagctgcagtgtgtgctgatctctgctacccccagtatgtacagtataagctgttactctgttcctgtactgattgtaaactagctgcagtgtgtgctgatctctgctgcctccaatatgtacagtataagctgttactctgtgcctgtactgatagtaaactagctgcagtgtgtgctgatctctgctacctccagtatgtacagtataagctattactctgtgcctgtactgatagtaaactagctgcagtgggcgctgatctctgctgcctccagtatgtacagtataaggtgttgctctgtgcctgtaatgATTGTAAacaagctgcagcgtgtgctgatttctgctgcctccagtatgtacagtataagctgttgctctgtgcctgtactgatagtaaactagctgcagcgtgtactgatctctgctacccccagtatgtacagtataagctgttactctgtgccagtactgatagtaaactagctgcagtgtgtgctgatctctgctgcctccagtatgtacagtataagctgttctgtgCCTGTAATTAtagtaactagctgcagtgtgtgctgatttctgctgcctccagtatgtacagtataagctgttactctatgccagtactgatagtaaaactagctgcagtgtgtgctgattagtgttgggcgaacagtgttcgccactgttcgggttctgcagaacatcaccctgttcgggtgatgttcgagttcggccgaacacctgatggtgttcggccaaaccgttcgggttcgcccgaactactaaatgcccggccgaacagggccgaacagggcccctgttcggccgaacagggccctgttcggccgaataccgcccccctatggggtcgcaggcataaggggggagcatgccccgatcgcgggggggggtcggaaattccccccaccccctccgctagcgctcccccctctgcccgcttccccataaaaaagttggcgtaaagttaaatattaccggtggtggctgctgcagtggctggctggcagtggtgtgaatgaggaggaggagtccgagtatgacgcgttgaggc from Hyperolius riggenbachi isolate aHypRig1 chromosome 2, aHypRig1.pri, whole genome shotgun sequence encodes the following:
- the LOC137547499 gene encoding serine-rich adhesin for platelets-like produces the protein MSSQQETESSMSHPQETESSMLRQQETESSMSHLQEIESSMSSPQETESSVSHPQEMESSMSSPQETEYSVSHPQEMESSMSHPQETESSVSHPQEMESSMSHPQETESSVSHPQEMESSMSSPQETEYSVSHPQEMESSMSSPQETESSMSRQQETESSMSHPQEVEFSMSRQQETEFSMSRQQETESSMSRQQETESSMSRQQETESSMSRQQETESSMSRQQETESSMSRPQETESSVSHPLEMEYSMSHPQETESSVSHPLEMESSMSSPQETESSISHPQEMESSMSSPQETESSMSRQQETESSMSRQQETESSMSRQQETESSVSHPLEMESSMSHPQETESSVSHPLEMESSMSSPQETESSISHPQEMESSMSSPQETESSMSRQQETESSMSRQQETESSMSRQQETKSSMSRPQETESSMSRQQETESSMSLQQETESSMSRPQETESSVSHPLEMESSMSHPQETESSVSHPLEMESSMSSPQETEYSVSHPQEMESSMSSPQETESSMSRQQETESSMSHPQEVEFSMSRQQETEFSMSRQQETESSMSRQQETESSMSRQQETESSMSRQQETESSMSRQQETESSMSRPQETESSVSHPLEMEYSMSHPQETESSVSHPLEMESSMSSPQETESSISHPQEMESSMSSPQETESSMSRQQETESSMSRQQETESSMSRQQETESSVSHPLEMESSMSHPQETESSVSHPLEMESSMSSPQETESSISHPQEMESSMSSPQETESSMSRQQETESSMSRQQETESSMSRQQETKSSMSRPQETESSMSRQQETESSMSLQQETESSMSRPQETESSVSHPLEMESSMSHPQETESSTDRQTDRQTDRQTDRQTDRQTDRQTD